GTACGTGTCGCAGACTGGCAAAAGGATAACGCCGAGATCCGGCGCATTCGTGAAGCGGTGTTCATCATCGAGCAGTCCGTCCCGCCCGAACTGGAATGGGATGCCGACGACGACAGCGCCGTGCATTTCCTCGCGCTCGAAGGCGACTTTCCGGTCGGCACGGCACGCTTGCTGCCCGACGGACAGGTCGGCCGGGTATCGGTGCTCAAGGACTGGCGTGGCCTGAAGGTCGGCGATGCACTGATGCAAGCGGTGATCGGCGAAGCCGAAAAGCGCGGCCTCAAGCAACTGGTGCTCAGCGCCCAGGTACAGGCCACGGCTTTTTACGAGCGCCTGGGCTTCCGCATCGTCAGCGAGGAGTTCCTGGAAGCCGGCATCCCTCACGTCGACATGGTTCGCGACAGCATCTGACCCCCGGACCGCGCTCGCTGCCCTGCCGGGCAACCCAAACGCCCCGCCCTCCCGAATCCAGCAAGCTAAGCTGGCTCCAGGAAGGCGGGGCGTTTTGCCATCGGCGATTCAACTTGCCCCACCCAGGGCCGACAAACTGTCAAACTCAAGGCTTTCATCCCCCAGCGGAGATAACGGACATGTCCCTACGC
This portion of the Pseudomonas sp. MRSN 12121 genome encodes:
- a CDS encoding GNAT family N-acetyltransferase, with product MNKIHVRVADWQKDNAEIRRIREAVFIIEQSVPPELEWDADDDSAVHFLALEGDFPVGTARLLPDGQVGRVSVLKDWRGLKVGDALMQAVIGEAEKRGLKQLVLSAQVQATAFYERLGFRIVSEEFLEAGIPHVDMVRDSI